The following are from one region of the Gemmatimonadales bacterium genome:
- a CDS encoding zinc ribbon domain-containing protein, whose protein sequence is MSIVIGLLVAVVAVLVVLEPILRPASAAPPEPGLFDEPEDDPKVQRKELALAALKEIEFDRATGKLSEGDYRAMLDRYTREAVEALRDAETPAAAGGNGHAPAGGAAAGSTDDAVERLIAETRAASRGRRFCSNCGASLEGSGRFCVECGAQA, encoded by the coding sequence GTGAGCATCGTGATCGGCCTGCTGGTCGCCGTGGTGGCGGTGCTGGTGGTGCTGGAGCCGATTCTGCGCCCGGCGTCCGCCGCGCCCCCGGAGCCCGGCCTGTTCGACGAGCCGGAGGACGATCCCAAGGTGCAGCGCAAGGAGCTGGCGCTGGCGGCGCTCAAGGAGATCGAGTTCGACCGCGCGACCGGGAAGCTCTCCGAGGGCGACTACCGGGCGATGCTGGACCGCTACACCCGGGAGGCGGTCGAGGCGCTCCGCGACGCCGAGACGCCCGCGGCCGCCGGCGGGAACGGGCACGCACCGGCCGGCGGCGCGGCCGCGGGCTCGACCGACGACGCCGTGGAGCGCCTGATCGCGGAAACGCGCGCCGCGAGCCGCGGCCGCCGCTTCTGCAGCAACTGCGGGGCGTCGCTCGAAGGAAGCGGGCGGTTCTGCGTGGAGTGCGGCGCGCAGGCCTAG
- a CDS encoding cytochrome c maturation protein CcmE, translating into MRARTKFIIGGSLVLATVGYLMASGIKETGVYYLTPTELATKVGVDHSFYNVGVKMGARVVKGSITRDVASQTITFRATDGAHTYPVVYRGLAPDTFTDEVDVVVEGRLQPDGTFRATTLLAKCGSRYEAVPQPNGQGTQPAT; encoded by the coding sequence ATGAGAGCCCGCACCAAGTTCATCATCGGTGGATCGCTGGTCCTGGCGACGGTCGGCTATCTGATGGCGTCGGGGATCAAGGAAACCGGCGTCTACTACCTGACGCCGACCGAGCTGGCGACGAAGGTGGGCGTGGATCACTCCTTCTACAACGTGGGCGTGAAGATGGGTGCCCGGGTGGTGAAGGGGTCCATCACGCGCGACGTCGCGTCCCAGACCATCACGTTCCGCGCGACCGACGGCGCGCACACCTACCCGGTCGTGTACCGGGGCCTCGCGCCCGACACGTTCACGGACGAGGTGGACGTGGTCGTCGAGGGGCGGCTGCAGCCCGACGGCACGTTCCGCGCGACCACGCTGCTGGCGAAGTGCGGCTCGCGCTACGAGGCGGTGCCGCAGCCGAACGGGCAGGGGACCCAGCCGGCGACATGA
- a CDS encoding heme lyase CcmF/NrfE family subunit → MTEIGNIALWITLLLSAWTVVVGFVAGRTHRPELARSAERSIFVMWGLLVIAAVALMRALLTHDFNVEYVAAYTSRNLPVFYTWSAFYAGQKGSLLLWALVVSTFGSIALVVNRGKYRELTPYVAATLAIVVLFFTATMVFASNPFERLAFTPPDGRGLNPQLQNPGMVFHPPMLYLGYTSISVPFSFAVAALLSGRLDTGWLHAIRRWTLTSWLFLSCGIVLGMWWAYVELGWGGYWAWDPVENASFLPWLTMTAFLHSVMIQEKRGMLKKWNIGLVVGSFLLSIFGTFLTRSGVISSVHSFSQSNVGWFFLIFLVLAAVLGFGLLAWRWPMLAAETKLESLVSREGSFLFNNLILIVIAFSVFWGTLFPVISEAVRGTKVTVGPPFFNQVNVPLGLMLLLLTGIGPLIAWRKASPENLKRQFLWPVTAMLVTAASLAAVRMTNPWSIVAYALAAFVVGTVLQEFVRGTLARHRLHAEAYPVALLRLVGRNRRRYGGYVVHLGMVMLFAAFAGLAFKSEREVTLKPGQSVDVKDPYGDTFHITHQGVSQYEQLNRFVTAASVDVLRNGKYVGTMKSEKRQHLDSLGRPTFEPSTEVAIWSTAREDLYIVFAGAVQGTEEAVYKIVINPLVWWVWYGGLVLAFGGLITLWPGAQGPTAASRRRAEPAGYVAQVGA, encoded by the coding sequence ATGACCGAGATCGGCAACATCGCGCTGTGGATCACGCTGCTGTTGTCGGCGTGGACGGTGGTCGTGGGCTTCGTGGCGGGCCGGACCCACCGGCCGGAGCTGGCCCGCTCGGCGGAGCGCTCGATCTTCGTGATGTGGGGGCTGCTGGTGATCGCGGCGGTTGCGCTGATGCGCGCGCTGCTGACGCACGACTTCAACGTCGAGTACGTGGCGGCCTACACCAGCCGCAACCTGCCGGTCTTCTACACCTGGTCGGCGTTCTACGCGGGGCAGAAGGGCTCGCTGCTGCTGTGGGCGCTGGTGGTGTCGACCTTCGGGTCCATCGCCCTGGTGGTGAACCGGGGCAAGTACCGTGAGCTGACGCCCTACGTGGCGGCCACGCTCGCGATCGTGGTGCTGTTCTTCACGGCGACGATGGTGTTCGCCTCCAACCCGTTCGAGCGGCTGGCCTTCACGCCGCCCGACGGCCGGGGTCTCAACCCGCAGCTGCAGAATCCCGGGATGGTGTTCCACCCGCCGATGCTCTACCTCGGCTACACCAGCATCAGCGTGCCGTTCAGCTTCGCGGTGGCGGCGCTGCTCTCGGGCCGGCTGGACACGGGGTGGCTGCACGCGATCCGGCGCTGGACCCTGACGAGCTGGCTGTTCCTCTCGTGCGGGATCGTGCTGGGGATGTGGTGGGCGTACGTGGAGCTGGGCTGGGGCGGCTACTGGGCCTGGGACCCGGTGGAGAACGCGTCGTTCCTGCCGTGGCTGACGATGACCGCGTTCCTCCACTCGGTGATGATCCAGGAGAAGCGCGGGATGCTGAAGAAGTGGAACATCGGTCTGGTGGTGGGCAGCTTCCTGCTCTCGATCTTCGGCACCTTCCTCACGCGCAGCGGCGTGATCAGCAGCGTGCACAGCTTCTCGCAGTCCAACGTGGGCTGGTTCTTCCTGATCTTCCTGGTGCTGGCGGCGGTGCTGGGCTTCGGGTTGCTGGCGTGGCGCTGGCCGATGCTCGCGGCCGAGACGAAGCTCGAGTCGCTGGTGAGCCGCGAGGGCTCGTTCCTGTTCAACAACCTGATCCTGATCGTGATCGCCTTCTCGGTGTTCTGGGGTACGCTGTTCCCGGTCATCTCCGAGGCGGTGCGGGGGACCAAGGTCACGGTGGGCCCGCCGTTCTTCAACCAGGTCAACGTGCCGCTGGGCCTGATGCTGCTGCTGCTGACGGGGATCGGGCCGCTGATCGCGTGGCGGAAGGCGAGCCCGGAGAACCTGAAGCGGCAGTTCCTGTGGCCGGTGACGGCGATGCTGGTGACGGCGGCATCGCTGGCCGCGGTGCGGATGACCAACCCGTGGTCCATCGTGGCGTACGCCCTGGCGGCGTTCGTGGTGGGCACGGTGCTGCAGGAGTTCGTGCGCGGCACCCTGGCGCGGCACCGGCTGCACGCCGAAGCGTACCCGGTCGCCTTGCTGCGGCTGGTGGGCCGCAACCGGCGCCGCTACGGCGGCTACGTGGTGCACCTGGGGATGGTGATGCTGTTCGCGGCGTTCGCGGGCCTCGCCTTCAAGAGCGAGCGGGAGGTGACGCTCAAGCCCGGCCAGTCGGTGGACGTGAAGGATCCTTACGGGGACACGTTCCACATCACGCACCAGGGTGTGTCGCAGTACGAGCAGCTGAACCGCTTCGTCACCGCGGCGAGCGTGGACGTGCTCCGCAACGGCAAGTACGTCGGCACGATGAAGAGCGAGAAGCGGCAGCACCTCGACTCCCTCGGCCGGCCCACGTTCGAGCCCTCGACCGAGGTCGCGATCTGGAGCACGGCGCGCGAGGACCTGTACATCGTCTTCGCGGGCGCGGTGCAGGGCACCGAGGAAGCGGTCTACAAGATCGTCATCAATCCGCTGGTGTGGTGGGTGTGGTACGGCGGGCTGGTGCTGGCGTTCGGCGGGCTGATCACGCTGTGGCCGGGAGCGCAGGGACCGACGGCGGCGAGCCGCCGGAGAGCGGAGCCTGCGGGCTATGTTGCGCAAGTCGGCGCCTAG
- a CDS encoding cytochrome c-type biogenesis protein CcmH — protein sequence MLRKSAPSLLTLLALAAGGLAAQTPRDSALSAAVRARSSDSLGRLEVPDAAGRPVAAATARDDAALVQAIEHQIRCTCGCNLDVFTCRTTDFTCTTSPAMHQLVLARLDSGLTEAQVLASFQRQYGEMIFMAPPKHGFNWMAYVMPYVGLAVGLGLVTAAARRLIHARAAGTAPAAASGPPPAAGSPEELERLKRELERFEA from the coding sequence ATGTTGCGCAAGTCGGCGCCTAGCCTCCTGACGCTCCTGGCGTTGGCGGCGGGCGGCCTCGCCGCGCAGACGCCGCGCGATTCGGCCCTCAGCGCGGCGGTCCGGGCGCGCAGCAGCGATTCGCTCGGCCGGCTCGAGGTCCCGGATGCCGCCGGGCGGCCGGTGGCCGCGGCGACGGCCCGCGACGACGCGGCGCTGGTGCAGGCCATCGAGCACCAGATCCGCTGCACCTGCGGCTGCAACCTCGACGTATTCACCTGCCGCACCACCGACTTCACCTGCACCACCTCGCCGGCGATGCACCAGCTGGTGCTCGCGCGACTGGACTCGGGGCTGACCGAGGCCCAGGTGCTGGCGTCGTTCCAGCGCCAGTACGGCGAGATGATCTTCATGGCGCCGCCCAAGCACGGGTTCAACTGGATGGCCTACGTGATGCCGTACGTCGGCCTGGCGGTCGGCCTGGGGCTGGTGACCGCCGCGGCCAGGCGCCTCATCCACGCGCGGGCGGCGGGCACCGCGCCCGCGGCCGCGTCCGGGCCCCCGCCGGCGGCCGGCTCTCCCGAGGAGCTCGAGCGGCTGAAGCGCGAGCTCGAGCGGTTCGAGGCCTGA